A region of Cellulophaga sp. RHA19 DNA encodes the following proteins:
- a CDS encoding Na+/H+ antiporter NhaC family protein, giving the protein MTPIKNNKPRFIALLPLFVFVFTFLGVGIYQNDFYALPAPIAVIAGIIVAFLIFKQSINSKIETLLAGCGDSKILTMCLIYLLAGAFATITKETGSVDAIVNLGLDFIAIQYIYFGVFIIAAFLSISTGTSVGAIVALTPIVIGFADKGGVSLAILCGALLGGSMFGDNLSVISDTTIAATQSLGVKMSDKFKQNIKIALPAALFTIAILIVKGAALESNNLEDVTYNYSLLKIVPYILVIALSVIGVNVFVTLLLGVLIAAAIGIFYGDFTLIESTKIAYNGFTSMTEIFLLSLLSGGLAALVAKNGGIDYILNKIKTLIKSKKSAQFGIATLVSTVNMAIANNTVSIIISGSIAKTINDEYKLDNKNTASILDIFACITQGLLPYGAQVLMILSFSDGNLTYTELIGNTWYLLLLIIYTIIYISLYPFKLKKSSIN; this is encoded by the coding sequence ATGACACCCATTAAAAACAACAAGCCTAGGTTTATTGCTTTACTCCCTTTATTTGTATTTGTATTTACATTTTTAGGTGTAGGTATTTATCAAAATGATTTTTATGCTTTACCTGCACCTATAGCAGTTATAGCCGGTATTATTGTAGCTTTTTTAATTTTTAAACAAAGCATAAACTCTAAAATAGAAACACTTTTAGCTGGTTGCGGAGATAGTAAAATACTAACAATGTGTTTAATATATTTGTTAGCTGGTGCTTTTGCTACAATTACAAAAGAGACCGGTAGTGTAGATGCTATTGTGAACCTTGGTTTAGATTTTATAGCCATACAATATATCTACTTTGGAGTATTTATAATTGCTGCATTTTTATCTATATCTACAGGCACATCTGTTGGTGCAATAGTTGCACTAACTCCTATTGTTATTGGCTTTGCAGATAAAGGAGGTGTGTCATTAGCTATACTTTGCGGCGCTCTATTAGGTGGTTCTATGTTTGGAGATAACCTTTCGGTAATATCAGATACTACAATTGCAGCAACACAATCCTTAGGCGTAAAAATGAGTGATAAATTTAAGCAAAACATAAAAATTGCCTTGCCAGCAGCACTCTTTACAATTGCTATTTTAATAGTTAAAGGCGCTGCTTTAGAGTCTAACAATTTAGAAGATGTTACATACAATTATTCATTACTAAAAATAGTTCCTTACATATTAGTAATTGCGCTATCTGTAATTGGCGTAAACGTATTTGTTACACTATTGTTAGGTGTATTAATAGCTGCCGCAATTGGTATTTTTTATGGTGATTTTACGCTTATTGAATCTACCAAAATTGCTTACAATGGATTTACAAGTATGACAGAGATTTTTCTACTATCATTACTATCTGGTGGATTAGCAGCATTAGTAGCTAAAAATGGCGGTATAGATTATATTTTAAATAAGATTAAAACCCTTATAAAGAGTAAAAAATCTGCTCAATTTGGTATTGCAACCTTAGTTAGTACAGTAAATATGGCTATAGCAAACAATACAGTTTCTATTATTATTTCTGGTTCTATTGCAAAAACTATTAATGATGAGTATAAATTAGATAATAAAAATACAGCTTCAATTTTAGATATTTTTGCCTGTATTACACAAGGTTTACTACCTTATGGAGCACAAGTATTAATGATTTTGAGCTTTTCTGATGGAAACCTAACTTACACAGAACTTATTGGTAATACTTGGTATTTACTTTTGTTAATTATCTACACCATTATTTACATTAGCTTGTATCCTTTTAAATTGAAGAAAAGTAGTATAAATTAA
- a CDS encoding DMT family transporter, translated as MWMYLGLLSALFLGLHNLCKKHAVQGNEVFPVLLGTITAGFLLLLPFYLGSKFYPEYTKEVGFYITDIPWQKHGYIVVKSMLMAGSWVLAYQALKHLPITIVTPIRSAGPFFTFIGAIFIYQERPNHWQWIGFFLIIFSVFLYSRIGKKEGINFKNNKWIFAIIGATFLGSSSGLYDKFLIQNVNLNPQTLQFWFCWYTILILLVILAITWFPKAEKRNAFKWRWSIPAVGILLQTADYFYFKALQDPDALIMLLSAIKRSQILIAVVLGGILFKEKNKRKKLIPLAGILLGVALILYSN; from the coding sequence ATGTGGATGTATTTAGGTCTTTTATCGGCTTTATTTTTAGGATTACATAATTTATGTAAAAAACACGCTGTACAAGGTAATGAAGTGTTTCCTGTACTTTTAGGTACTATAACAGCAGGTTTTTTGCTCTTATTACCTTTTTATTTAGGTTCTAAATTTTATCCTGAATATACTAAAGAAGTAGGTTTTTACATTACAGATATTCCTTGGCAAAAACACGGTTATATTGTTGTAAAATCTATGCTAATGGCTGGCTCTTGGGTTTTAGCATACCAAGCACTAAAGCATTTGCCCATTACTATTGTAACACCCATACGCTCTGCAGGACCTTTTTTTACATTTATAGGTGCTATTTTTATTTACCAAGAAAGACCTAATCACTGGCAATGGATAGGCTTTTTTTTAATTATATTTTCTGTTTTTTTATATTCTAGAATTGGAAAAAAAGAAGGTATCAATTTTAAAAATAACAAATGGATTTTTGCTATAATTGGTGCCACATTTTTAGGTTCGTCTAGCGGATTATATGATAAATTTTTAATACAAAACGTAAATTTAAATCCCCAAACATTACAATTTTGGTTTTGCTGGTATACAATTTTAATTTTATTGGTAATACTTGCTATAACTTGGTTTCCTAAGGCAGAAAAAAGAAATGCTTTTAAATGGAGATGGTCTATACCAGCTGTTGGTATTTTATTGCAAACAGCAGATTATTTTTACTTTAAAGCATTACAAGATCCTGATGCTTTAATTATGTTATTATCTGCAATAAAAAGAAGCCAAATATTAATTGCTGTTGTCTTAGGCGGAATTTTATTTAAAGAGAAAAATAAGCGTAAAAAGCTAATTCCGCTTGCAGGCATACTTTTAGGCGTAGCATTAATACTATACTCTAACTAG
- a CDS encoding SCO family protein, producing the protein MKLKTEEFLDLKEQTFVFSWKTRLYKLSNVVVIFLVTTLFVGCKQNLENQSVSALPFYNESSFTPKWLAEDSKELKEIHTIPNFSLLNQDGNIVTSNTFRDKIYIADFFFTTCSGICPKMTSNMSVLQETFKDDDDVLLVSHSVTPDIDTVAILKEYAENRGIVSNKWHLVTGDRSNIYDLGRNAYFIEEDLGELKTENDFLHTENFVLIDKNQRIRGIYNGLNKTAIQQLIKDIKTLKESF; encoded by the coding sequence ATGAAGCTAAAGACGGAAGAATTTTTGGACTTAAAAGAGCAAACCTTTGTTTTCAGTTGGAAGACGAGATTGTACAAATTAAGTAATGTAGTTGTTATCTTTTTAGTTACGACTCTTTTTGTTGGCTGTAAGCAAAATCTAGAAAACCAAAGCGTAAGTGCTTTGCCGTTTTATAATGAATCTAGTTTTACTCCAAAATGGCTAGCAGAAGATAGTAAAGAACTTAAAGAAATACATACAATACCTAATTTTAGTTTACTAAATCAGGACGGTAACATAGTAACAAGTAATACTTTTAGAGATAAAATATACATAGCAGATTTTTTCTTTACTACTTGTTCTGGTATTTGTCCTAAAATGACTTCAAATATGAGTGTTTTACAAGAGACTTTTAAAGATGATGACGATGTTTTATTAGTATCACATAGCGTTACACCAGATATTGACACTGTAGCTATTTTAAAAGAATATGCAGAGAATAGAGGTATAGTATCTAATAAGTGGCACTTGGTTACAGGAGATAGAAGTAATATTTATGATTTAGGTAGAAATGCCTACTTTATTGAAGAAGATTTGGGTGAATTAAAAACTGAAAACGATTTTTTACATACAGAAAATTTTGTGTTAATTGATAAAAACCAACGTATACGAGGTATTTATAATGGATTAAACAAAACAGCTATACAGCAATTAATAAAAGATATTAAAACTTTAAAAGAGAGCTTTTAA
- a CDS encoding toxin-antitoxin system YwqK family antitoxin encodes MSKKKLEVKSNEGLVYYKSKPFTGLAVSFYKHGGKSESISYKNGKKEGDYKKWFYTGLLSYKAYYKNGKKQGVVNSWWRNGKLRSKSVFKEGVVNGLQQQWYNTGAKFKEMNIVNGREEGIQKAWRKNGKIYNNYEAKDGRIFGLKRANLCFQLEDEIVQIK; translated from the coding sequence GTGTCTAAGAAAAAATTAGAAGTAAAAAGTAATGAAGGGCTTGTGTATTACAAAAGCAAGCCTTTTACTGGTTTGGCCGTTAGTTTTTATAAACACGGAGGAAAATCTGAAAGTATTAGCTATAAAAACGGTAAAAAAGAGGGCGACTATAAAAAGTGGTTTTACACAGGTTTACTTAGTTATAAAGCATATTATAAAAACGGAAAAAAACAAGGTGTTGTAAATTCTTGGTGGCGTAATGGTAAACTTAGGTCTAAATCTGTTTTTAAAGAAGGAGTTGTAAATGGGTTGCAACAACAGTGGTATAATACAGGGGCAAAGTTTAAAGAAATGAATATTGTTAACGGTAGAGAAGAAGGCATACAAAAAGCTTGGAGAAAAAACGGAAAAATTTATAATAATTATGAAGCTAAAGACGGAAGAATTTTTGGACTTAAAAGAGCAAACCTTTGTTTTCAGTTGGAAGACGAGATTGTACAAATTAAGTAA
- a CDS encoding YHYH protein — protein MKKIKLIHINILVLAIITTVAFLACSNDSNSIENDTDDSELTGELHAAFAEFDTDNVTILLNGSDVEIETNGMPNHTSPYWSNTTERSAVDPMGNTLTTEAADTNHALFVEPTVTSYDKMAPGNIDDFNGSYSLTVPQNPIKATTSISTGLGAIGIAISGAMIYNDEEGPNVPLDDAIGSLDFTAAHTGPQSYHYHLETKAWSNDDQNLIGIMADGFFLYGRKCNATSDYPTDLDASGGHIGTTQHTTEEEYHYHIQNELYLNQFYILFPGDYQGTPNTIL, from the coding sequence ATGAAGAAGATTAAATTAATACATATAAACATATTAGTACTTGCTATAATTACTACAGTAGCATTTTTAGCCTGTAGTAATGATAGTAATTCTATTGAAAATGATACAGACGACTCTGAGTTAACTGGAGAATTACATGCAGCATTTGCTGAATTTGATACAGATAATGTAACTATTTTGTTAAACGGCTCTGATGTAGAAATAGAAACTAACGGAATGCCAAACCATACGTCTCCGTATTGGTCTAATACTACAGAACGTAGTGCAGTAGACCCAATGGGAAACACACTTACAACTGAAGCCGCAGATACAAATCACGCTTTATTTGTAGAACCTACGGTTACAAGTTATGATAAAATGGCTCCTGGAAATATAGATGACTTTAATGGTTCATACTCGCTGACTGTTCCCCAAAACCCCATTAAAGCAACAACAAGTATATCTACAGGTCTAGGAGCAATTGGCATTGCAATTAGTGGCGCAATGATTTATAATGATGAAGAGGGACCAAATGTGCCTTTAGATGATGCAATAGGATCTTTAGATTTTACAGCAGCTCATACAGGTCCACAAAGTTATCATTATCATTTAGAAACTAAAGCGTGGTCTAATGATGATCAAAATTTAATTGGTATTATGGCAGATGGTTTTTTTCTGTATGGAAGAAAATGTAATGCTACAAGTGATTACCCTACAGATTTAGATGCTTCTGGCGGACACATAGGTACCACACAACATACAACAGAGGAAGAATACCATTATCATATACAAAATGAATTATATCTTAATCAATTTTACATCTTATTTCCAGGTGATTACCAAGGAACGCCAAATACTATTTTATAA
- a CDS encoding EF-hand domain-containing protein produces MKCTRVKKGVLGVVLIAFFAIGLKAQPPKGEQRKRPTIEEIFKQMDANKDGKLSKKEVKGPLLKDFKKIDTNEDGFLTKKEIEKMPKPEKREKPSK; encoded by the coding sequence ATGAAGTGTACAAGAGTAAAAAAGGGAGTTTTAGGAGTGGTGTTAATAGCATTTTTTGCAATTGGTTTAAAAGCCCAACCACCAAAAGGAGAGCAACGAAAAAGACCAACAATTGAAGAAATTTTTAAGCAGATGGATGCTAATAAAGATGGTAAACTTTCAAAAAAAGAAGTAAAAGGGCCTTTATTAAAAGATTTTAAAAAAATTGACACTAATGAAGATGGCTTTTTAACTAAAAAAGAAATAGAAAAAATGCCTAAACCAGAAAAAAGAGAAAAGCCATCTAAATAG
- a CDS encoding sensor histidine kinase → MNATIRFIFQSILWLLLWFILWSQQGYDTIFLERNSFSAIGQIILIALLIYYTAPKFLFTKKHFKFVCISIIALTIFIIIPSTLLPLDQAQHIPRMPQIRNVNRPLPMPPSRHLTQVLLLLIAYILATVVEFVVYTKKKEEEIIISKNENLETELKLLKSQINPHFLFNALNNIYALSAIDTAKTQQSISYLSTMLRYVLYECERPFVLLSKEVEYIENYIKLFTLKSSKKYPITMTFNTLDNNIQIAPMLLIPFVENAIKHSNIEQRKDTFITINLSADKENINFKVENSIADKDILKDEVGGIGLDNVKKRLEILYPNKHTLSISKTSGIFKVELNLQKNV, encoded by the coding sequence ATGAATGCAACTATTAGATTTATTTTTCAGTCCATATTATGGCTACTACTTTGGTTTATTTTATGGTCACAACAAGGCTATGACACTATTTTTTTAGAAAGAAATAGTTTTTCTGCTATAGGTCAAATAATTCTAATAGCACTACTTATATACTATACTGCACCAAAATTTTTGTTTACTAAAAAGCACTTTAAATTTGTTTGTATTTCTATTATAGCGCTTACTATATTTATTATAATACCATCTACTTTACTACCACTAGACCAAGCGCAACATATCCCCAGAATGCCACAAATAAGGAATGTAAACAGACCATTACCTATGCCACCATCTAGGCATCTAACACAGGTATTATTACTTTTAATAGCATATATTTTAGCAACCGTAGTAGAATTTGTGGTTTATACTAAAAAGAAAGAAGAGGAAATAATTATTAGTAAAAATGAAAATTTAGAAACAGAATTAAAGCTGCTAAAATCACAGATAAATCCTCATTTTTTATTTAATGCATTAAATAATATTTACGCATTATCTGCTATTGATACTGCAAAAACCCAACAAAGTATAAGTTATTTATCTACAATGCTTAGGTATGTATTATATGAGTGCGAAAGACCTTTTGTTTTACTATCTAAAGAAGTAGAATATATAGAAAACTACATAAAGTTATTTACGCTAAAAAGCAGTAAAAAATATCCTATTACAATGACATTTAACACGCTAGACAATAACATACAAATAGCCCCTATGTTATTAATACCATTTGTAGAAAATGCAATAAAACATAGCAATATAGAGCAAAGAAAAGATACCTTTATAACTATAAATTTATCAGCAGATAAAGAAAACATAAACTTTAAAGTAGAAAATAGTATTGCAGATAAAGATATTTTAAAAGATGAAGTTGGTGGTATTGGCCTAGATAATGTTAAAAAACGATTAGAAATACTATATCCCAACAAACATACTTTGTCTATTTCTAAAACCAGTGGTATTTTTAAAGTTGAATTAAACCTACAAAAAAATGTATAA
- a CDS encoding LytR/AlgR family response regulator transcription factor, which yields MYKCIVIDDEELARALLISYIDKLDYLELVADFENPVEAISTIKSEAIDLLFLDIQMPNLKGTDFAKIIPSSTKIIFTTAYSEYALQGYELNALDYLLKPITFERFLQAVNKLETKNAIAKPANDTITIKSGYDLHKIQLKNITHIESDSEYVNFYMVDGKKIMSHQTLKSLEKSLDPNLFMRVHRSFIVNKTKVTSLKGRDLLLSTLNIPVSDSYYEKVKQQLF from the coding sequence ATGTATAAGTGTATTGTTATAGATGATGAGGAGCTAGCAAGAGCTTTGTTAATTAGTTATATTGATAAATTAGACTACCTGGAGCTTGTAGCTGATTTTGAAAATCCTGTTGAGGCTATAAGTACAATTAAGTCTGAAGCTATAGACCTACTCTTTTTAGATATACAAATGCCTAACTTAAAAGGAACAGATTTTGCCAAAATAATACCTTCATCAACCAAAATAATATTTACCACAGCTTACTCTGAGTATGCTTTACAAGGCTATGAACTTAATGCGTTAGACTACTTATTAAAACCTATAACTTTTGAGCGTTTTTTACAAGCCGTAAATAAATTAGAAACCAAAAATGCAATTGCTAAACCTGCAAACGATACCATAACTATTAAATCTGGTTACGACTTACACAAAATACAATTAAAAAATATTACGCATATAGAGAGTGATAGTGAGTACGTTAATTTTTATATGGTAGATGGCAAAAAAATAATGAGTCACCAAACATTAAAATCACTAGAAAAATCTTTAGACCCTAATTTATTTATGAGGGTACACAGGTCTTTTATTGTAAATAAAACCAAGGTTACAAGCTTAAAAGGCAGAGACTTATTGCTATCTACTTTAAACATACCTGTAAGTGATAGTTATTATGAAAAAGTGAAACAACAGTTATTTTAA
- a CDS encoding outer membrane beta-barrel protein, which yields MKLKILLSLFVLCFLGQNAAAQITGKITDVGNGLALEYATAALYKKKDSSLVTGVITELNGSFVIPNVKAGIYFLEASFLGYTTKRVDVIVSKKGASIDLGTIQLSLGNQLNEVVVQAERVAVVHKIDRQVFDTKKYQSSEGGSAVDVVKNLPSVTVDGQGEISVRGSQGFSVLVNGKPTQGDASAILAQLPANALESVELITAPSAKYDPEGKGGILNIITKKGATNGTYAQVNVRGGFPSIEEYDTKEAAQRYGIDATLNKRTDKWNFSLGASYQRNDKTGRREGDMFIVNQAENKTTFLPSDGERSFDEISYNGRFNVDYTPNKRDSYSVGFFAGKHTKDRLADIVYYDNHAVSPSNSDNRLYTFTYYNHNLRIRKGDFALGSFDYEHKFDDDSNLFASFLYEYTFLGGPTVNDNLGNPDNTIIYQQEYNTNDNPLYGTRVNLDYKFKPFSFGTLELGYQFRNLDHTGEFVYQRDGILVPEFSSDVSLDRTIHSGYTQLTGAKNKWNYAAGVRLESMDREYTESLKSETSPDTYTYDFVKLFPSASLQYKLSDKTKLKTAYSKRVERTTTLKMNSFAEREHSEVFEQGDNKLEPEFIDLVEVGITQKLKGGNSFFATAYYRHVENVINRVNVLAYQENGAVIDTIINRVFSNVGKSDSYGLEVGATIKPIKNWSNFIGANVYSYNIKGALNFNHRDGIARTYGINSKATIYSINLNSTYNFWQNASAQFSFNYLSDRNTAMGEDSRFYSPNLTFRKSFLDNKLTATLQWQNIDMGLLNTNEQRITTSRPDQFYTTTNYKYEVDMVSLNLSYTFNANKNKSKFIDSEFGKREF from the coding sequence ATGAAACTTAAAATACTATTATCTCTTTTTGTCTTATGCTTTTTAGGACAGAATGCAGCAGCACAAATTACAGGTAAAATTACAGACGTTGGCAATGGCTTAGCTTTAGAATATGCTACAGCTGCACTTTATAAAAAGAAAGACTCTAGTTTAGTTACTGGTGTTATTACAGAATTAAATGGCTCCTTTGTGATACCTAATGTAAAAGCAGGAATCTACTTTTTAGAAGCTTCTTTTTTAGGTTATACTACAAAAAGAGTAGACGTTATTGTATCTAAAAAAGGTGCTAGTATAGATTTAGGAACCATACAACTATCCTTAGGGAACCAGTTAAATGAAGTAGTTGTACAAGCAGAACGGGTTGCTGTTGTGCATAAAATAGATCGTCAGGTTTTTGATACTAAAAAATATCAAAGTAGTGAAGGAGGTTCTGCTGTAGATGTAGTTAAAAATTTACCATCTGTTACTGTAGATGGTCAGGGAGAAATAAGTGTTAGAGGTAGCCAAGGTTTCTCTGTATTAGTCAACGGTAAACCAACGCAAGGAGATGCTAGTGCAATTTTAGCACAATTACCAGCTAATGCTTTAGAGTCTGTAGAACTAATTACAGCGCCATCTGCAAAGTATGACCCTGAGGGCAAAGGCGGAATTTTAAATATTATAACTAAAAAAGGAGCTACAAACGGTACGTACGCACAGGTAAATGTACGTGGCGGTTTTCCGTCTATAGAAGAGTATGATACAAAAGAAGCTGCACAGCGTTACGGTATAGATGCAACGCTAAATAAACGTACGGATAAATGGAACTTTTCTTTAGGGGCTAGTTACCAACGTAATGATAAAACAGGTAGAAGAGAAGGAGATATGTTTATTGTAAACCAAGCCGAAAATAAAACTACTTTTTTACCTTCTGATGGTGAACGTAGTTTTGACGAAATTAGTTATAATGGTAGGTTTAATGTAGATTATACTCCTAATAAGAGAGATAGTTATTCTGTTGGTTTTTTTGCAGGAAAACATACAAAAGATAGGCTAGCAGATATTGTTTATTATGACAATCATGCAGTGTCACCATCAAATAGTGATAATAGGTTATATACATTTACATATTACAATCACAACTTAAGAATTAGAAAAGGAGATTTTGCTTTGGGTAGTTTTGATTATGAGCATAAGTTTGATGATGACTCTAATTTATTTGCATCATTTTTATATGAATATACATTTTTAGGCGGACCAACAGTAAACGATAATTTAGGAAATCCTGATAATACTATTATTTATCAGCAAGAATACAATACAAATGATAACCCGTTGTATGGTACACGTGTAAATTTAGATTATAAGTTTAAACCTTTTTCTTTTGGTACTTTAGAGCTTGGTTATCAGTTTCGTAATTTAGATCATACAGGAGAATTTGTTTATCAAAGAGATGGTATTTTAGTGCCAGAGTTTTCTAGTGATGTGTCTTTAGATAGAACCATACACTCTGGATACACACAGCTTACAGGAGCAAAAAACAAGTGGAATTATGCTGCTGGTGTGCGGTTGGAGTCTATGGATAGGGAATATACAGAATCTTTAAAGAGTGAAACATCTCCTGATACTTATACCTATGATTTTGTAAAGCTTTTTCCGTCTGCATCATTACAATATAAGTTAAGTGATAAAACAAAACTAAAAACAGCTTACAGTAAAAGAGTAGAGCGTACAACTACTTTAAAAATGAATAGTTTTGCAGAGCGTGAGCACTCTGAAGTATTTGAGCAGGGTGATAATAAACTAGAACCAGAGTTTATTGATTTAGTAGAAGTAGGTATAACACAAAAATTAAAAGGTGGAAATTCCTTTTTTGCTACTGCATATTACAGGCACGTAGAAAATGTAATTAACCGTGTTAATGTGCTTGCTTATCAAGAAAATGGTGCTGTTATAGATACCATTATTAATCGTGTTTTTTCTAATGTAGGTAAAAGTGATTCTTATGGTTTAGAGGTAGGTGCAACTATTAAACCCATTAAAAACTGGTCTAACTTTATAGGTGCAAATGTATATAGTTATAATATTAAAGGTGCTTTAAACTTTAATCACAGAGATGGTATTGCACGCACATACGGTATAAATAGTAAAGCAACTATTTACTCTATAAACTTAAACTCTACTTATAATTTTTGGCAAAATGCTAGCGCACAGTTTTCGTTTAATTATTTATCAGACAGAAACACGGCAATGGGAGAGGACTCCAGGTTTTATTCGCCAAATTTGACTTTTAGAAAATCGTTTTTAGATAATAAATTAACAGCAACGTTGCAATGGCAAAATATAGATATGGGACTTTTAAATACAAATGAGCAACGTATTACTACATCTAGACCAGACCAATTTTATACAACAACAAATTATAAGTATGAGGTAGATATGGTTTCTTTAAATCTGTCTTATACATTTAATGCAAACAAAAATAAATCTAAATTTATTGATAGTGAATTTGGAAAAAGAGAGTTTTAA
- a CDS encoding AraC family transcriptional regulator, whose translation MQSSIKTYNKISSSLDIKIEPFDTRKRYTKPHKHNKYLEIVYFTKGSGYHHIDFKSYEIKPPVFFLVKKNQVHNWGIDTEPKGYVIIIKESFLDKTLDKFINTQLHKLKNSSKVRIKEVNSSLEYLFKAMSLEIKQEYVNQEVIEVGLKSILAKLASFLNEESTLGTTNVTSNFLELLSLNLKNNVTFYADKLGVTSQNLNTLCNKVFGKTASDVIAEHIIKEVKRQLLYTNKSVSEIAYDLEFKDTSHFTKYFKRYVLQTPLQYKKSFSL comes from the coding sequence TTGCAAAGTTCTATTAAAACATATAATAAAATTTCTTCTAGTTTAGATATAAAAATAGAACCATTTGATACACGTAAACGTTATACAAAACCACACAAGCACAACAAGTATTTAGAGATTGTTTACTTTACCAAAGGATCTGGCTATCATCACATAGATTTTAAAAGTTATGAGATTAAACCTCCTGTATTTTTTTTAGTAAAAAAGAACCAGGTTCACAATTGGGGAATAGATACAGAACCAAAAGGTTATGTCATAATTATTAAAGAAAGCTTTTTAGACAAGACCTTAGATAAATTTATAAATACCCAACTACACAAATTAAAAAATAGTTCTAAGGTTAGAATTAAAGAAGTTAATAGTTCTTTAGAATACTTGTTTAAAGCTATGAGTTTAGAAATTAAACAAGAATATGTTAATCAGGAGGTTATTGAGGTTGGTTTAAAGTCAATTCTAGCTAAGTTGGCTAGCTTTTTAAATGAAGAATCTACTTTGGGTACTACAAATGTTACTTCTAATTTTTTAGAACTATTATCATTAAATCTTAAAAATAACGTGACTTTTTATGCAGATAAATTGGGGGTAACTTCTCAAAACTTAAATACATTATGTAATAAGGTTTTTGGTAAAACAGCATCAGATGTTATAGCAGAACATATTATAAAAGAAGTAAAAAGGCAGCTATTATATACCAACAAATCTGTTAGTGAAATTGCATATGATTTAGAGTTTAAAGATACATCGCACTTTACAAAATATTTTAAACGATATGTATTGCAAACACCTTTACAGTACAAAAAATCTTTTAGCTTATAA